A portion of the Homalodisca vitripennis isolate AUS2020 chromosome 2, UT_GWSS_2.1, whole genome shotgun sequence genome contains these proteins:
- the LOC124355648 gene encoding uncharacterized protein LOC124355648, with translation MVREVESGDYLSTDHMDRFGSILDENTEYHPVSCSAIAAMEGVSAVATPHIQILFSGKIDASSIGHWIVVFHDGSNLYVYDSLNSAHLTADQTKLLSLLFPDLSIVPAFIPVQRQENGFDCGVFAIANATSLALGRDPAKLRYDIPSMRPHLAEMLRTGRLDMFPTLSVSSPPEPIIKDPNSTCLSIVESLPPLEISTMSVCAPVKKGPGRPKKVKRGRPKTLSTTKEEQIKNSKKNILKSTGMLFIVTLSSTLKSTEMLFNVTLSSTLRSTEMLSSVTLSSTLRSTEMLFSVTLSNILRSIEMLFSATLSSILKFTGVLFSVIQKNILTQIYKKCPHCHARLFDEEKDRKKWCCGEGSYKVHNLPPLDASFYSNRLFIERARAYNDLFAFCALEVTGGYRHPSGLAFFKIEGKMYHQVHSLDAPGQKFRTKGGDVQFVNRCRLYIDDGEERKNIAMGRSLNSEVIDEINTYLLSCNPFINDFRRLSDEPSVNAHLEFEVTSRSTHGPVLGDRQTGIEVHAVLSNEDTITDPRKLTIWKKSDRRPSSVDLFSPLMEPFQYPLLYPQGNLGWHIGRLDNHGGKLSQYNYSRCLLLSDPRFSHFGRLSQAWQVEMFARYEEERLRFIRFSQTRSAAQNSLRIGPLDELLEAQRGRQAGGQVLGDITRDETVLGEGGVQAGKVYLPSSFTGGPRYMKVHYENAMGLVSRLGSPTFFLTFTFSATWEENKKACPHNSGRSDPSTACRIFQIKLGELLRDLRSGAMFSRPARDIDSVIRADIPSEEEAAGRLRKLVLKHMIHGPCGTDHRTDFLCWDSAKGHCNKFYPKPACQTTHVDERGFVQYKRDYTNEGFITSRRRQIKVHDGWVVPYNSALLLKYEAHINLELASTRRVIKYLFKYLMKGGSLQNVTVTPLGKQEDEVEHYVTKRMVGASDACWRLLDFPVSKLEPTVDCLPVHLEGKQSVVFRPRQLSDAVTQASSKLMVYFNRPHHETFDNVTYQTFYEKFMVHTKRPRTAELYEHPDGHHFVTTRQRGEKVCRLMWVSPNRGEQYYLRILLMSTPCRGYVDLLARGGPGCRTFQDVARNLGLVEDEEEYNHALREASTFMTGPRLRSFFVILCNMGAPAALLWESFKNHLSEDHLERNPLDPELAVKLTLIDIDRSLRQQGSCLKDHGLPYVEDDTTELGRELLNYGENLQRTIVEDWVPKLSPDQRRVFEYVRSLLLNPRDRRTSRIIFLDGPGGYGKTSLIRVILAYVRGCRQVALAVASSGIAARNMAGGTTAHSMFRLPLDLGHGTGVWNITNGSQRAELIRAAQLIVFDEAPMAHRYIFEMIDRSLRDLMNSSVPFGNKIFICSGDFRQIAPVVEKARTPADVACVSLRASHLWRLFTLFSLTTPQRTSGSIDYSNFLLGVGNGTINPLLFGEGRERESLIPLTGVRCLTSLADLITDVFPPGVLRDPDLCARRAILSTLNVNVKEINGRILDLMDGRIHELRSADTVDREDDDGLDVDVNLLNQATGKGVPDHVLRLKVGSVCLIMRNLNIGDGLVNGTKVIVTAISSRLITVRLIGNTQPIGIPRITFRFAFAEGSPLRVCRRQFPLMLAYCMTGHKSQGQTIEYVGVDLRTDCFTHGQLYVLLRRVRRPDDIVVLVPDDRIVEGVAYAKNIVYDELLLNTD, from the exons ATGGTAAGAGAGGTTGAGAGTGGGGACTATCTTAGTACTGACCATATGGATAGGTTCGGAAGCATACTGGATGAAAACACTGAGTATCATCCTGTAAGCTGTTCGGCCATTGCTGCAATGGAAGGTGTTTCGGCTGTCGCTACACCTCACATACAAATTCTGTTCTCGGGGAAGATCGACGCCAGTTCTATCGGTCATTGGATTGTGGTCTTCCACGATGGCAGTAATTTGTATGTGTACGACAGTCTGAACAGTGCCCACCTCACTGCAGACCAAACTAAGCTGCTCTCCCTTCTGTTCCCGGACCTATCCATCGTTCCAGCATTTATTCCCGTCCAAAGGCAAGAAAACGGTTTTGACTGCGGCGTATTCGCCATTGCTAATGCTACTTCACTTGCCCTTGGCCGGGACCCAGCCAAACTGCGCTATGATATACCATCAATGCGCCCCCATTTGGCTGAAATGCTGCGCACGGGTAGACTGGATATGTTCCCTACGCTATCAGTGTCCTCTCCTCCTGAGCCAATAATCAAAGATCCTAATTCTACTTGTTTAAGCATTGTCGAATCTTTACCGCCATTAGAAATAAGTACCATGTCCGTCTGTGCTCCAGTTAAAAAGGGGCCGGGTAGACCTAAAAAAGTGAAACGTGGCCGCCCTAAAACTCTTTCAACCACTAAGGAGGAgcagataaaaaattcaaagaaaaa CATCCTCAAGTCAACAGGGATGCTGTTCATCGTTACACTGAGCAGCACCCTCAAGTCAACCGAGATGCTGTTCAACGTTACACTGAGCAGCACCCTCAGGTCCACCGAGATGCTGTCCAGCGTTACACTGAGCAGCACCCTCAGGTCCACCGAGATGCTGTTCAGCGTTACACTGAGCAACATCCTCAGGTCCATCGAGATGCTGTTCAGCGCTACACTGAGCAGCATCCTGAAGTTCACAGGGGTGCTGTTCAGCGTTATACAGAAAAACATCCtgacacaaatttacaaaaaa TGTCCTCATTGTCATGCAAGGCTGTTCGATGAAGAGAAGGATAGGAAGAAATGGTGTTGCGGTGAGGGATCTTATAAAGTCCATAATTTACCTCCTCTGGACGCCAGTTTCTATTCTAACCGTCTGTTCATCGAACGAGCCCGTGCCTACAATGACTTGTTTGCCTTCTGCGCTCTCGAGGTGACTGGGGGGTACCGTCATCCTTCAGGCCTCGCCTTCTTTAAGATCGAAGGTAAGATGTACCACCAGGTTCACAGTCTGGACGCTCCAGGTCAAAAGTTTAGGACCAAGGGAGGTGATGTCCAGTTTGTGAACCGGTGCCGCCTGTACATAGATGATGGCGAGGAGCGCAAAAACATTGCCATGGGTAGATCATTGAACTCAGAAgtcattgatgaaattaatacatatctTCTTTCCTGTAATCCTTTCATCAATGATTTCCGTAGATTGAGTGATGAGCCTTCAGTCAACGCTCATTTGGAATTTGAAGTGACCAGCAGATCTACCCATGGCCCTGTTCTTGGAGATAGGCAAACAGGCATTGAAGTGCACGCTGTATTGAGCAATGAAGACACCATAACTGATCCAAGAAAATTGACCATCTGGAAGAAGAGTGATAGGCGTCCGTCTTCCGTTGACCTCTTTAGCCCCTTAATGGAGCCTTTCCAATATCCGTTGCTCTATCCTCAAGGTAATTTAGGGTGGCATATTGGGCGCTTAGACAACCACGGGGGGAAACTTTCACAATACAATTACTCTAGATGTCTCCTCCTCTCCGATCCCCGTTTCTCGCATTTCGGCAGGCTGTCTCAAgcatggcaggtcgagatgttcgCGAGGTACGAGGAGGAGCGTCTAAGATTTATTCGTTTCTCCCAAACGCGTTCTGCTGCTCAAAATTCCTTGAGGATAGGACCACTGGACGAGCTCCTTGAAGCTCAACGGGGTAGGCAAGCTGGTGGGCAGGTTTTAGGCGACATCACCCGCGATGAAACAGTCTTGGGTGAGGGTGGGGTGCAGGCTGGAAAAGTTTACCTCCCAAGTTCGTTTACCGGTGGACCCAGATACATGAAGGTACATTACGAGAACGCAATGGGCCTTGTGTCTCGTCTGGGTTCACCTACGTTTTTCCTGACGTTCACCTTCAGTGctacttgggaggaaaacaagaaggCCTGCCCTCACAACAGCGGGCGCAGTGACCCCTCAACAGCCTGCAGAATCTTCCAGATTAAACTTGGCGAACTCCTCCGAGATCTGCGCAGCGGAGCAATGTTTAGCCGTCCG GCACGTGACATTGACTCCGTAATACGCGCAGACATCCCTTCGGAGGAGGAAGCCgctggaagactcaggaagttggtgctgAAACACATGATTCATGGTCCATGTGGTACTGACcaccgcaccgacttcctgtgctgggactcTGCAAAGGGGCACTGCAACAAGTTCTACCCCAAGCCTGCCTGCCAAACCACCCACGTGGACGAGAGGGGGTTCGTCCAATACAAACGAGACTACACAAACGAAGGCTTTATCACATCACGTAGGAGACAGATCAAAGTGCATGATGGCTGGGTCGTTCCGTACAATTCCGCATTACTGCTCAAATACGAGGCGCACATAAACTTGGAGCTTGCTTCTACTCGTCGCGTAATCAAGTACCTCTTTAAGTACCTCATGAAAGGCGGTTCTCTCCAGAACGTAACCGTCACTCCCCTGGGGAAACAAGAGGATGAGGTCGAGCATTACGTGACGAAGAGAATGGTGGGTGccagcgacgcatgctggcgtcttcTCGACTTTCCTGTGTCAAAGCTCGAGCCCACCGTTGACTGTCTTCCCGTGCATTTAGAGGGCAAACAAAGTGTTGTCTTTCGGCCGAGACAGCTCTCTGATGCAGTCACTCAAGCAAGCTCCAAGCTTATGGTCTACTTCAATCGCCCGCACCATGAAACTTTTGACAATGTCACGTACCAGACATTTTACGAGAAGTTCATGGTGCACACTAAGCGCCCACGTACTGCGGAATTGTACGAACACCCCGATGGCCATCACTTTGTAACGACTCGCCAGCGTGGTGAGAAGGTATGTAGGTTGATGTGGGTCTCTCCCAACCGAGGAGAACAATACTACCTTCGTATTCTACTTATGTCTACACCTTGCCGTGGTTACGTTGATCTTCTGGCTCGTGGCGGTCCTGGTTGCCGGACGTTTCAGGACGTAGCCCGCAATCTCGGCCTGGTGGAAGACGAAGAAGAATACAATCACGCGCTGCGCGAGGCATCTACGTTTATGACTGGACCTAGGCTCCGTTCCTTCTTCGTGATCCTCTGCAACATGGGAGCTCCCGCTGCTCTTCTGTGGGAGTCTTTCAAGAACCACCTTAGCGAGGATCACTTAGAAAGGAACCCTCTCGACCCTGAACTGGCGGTGAAACTTACCTTGATAGACATCGATCGGAGCCTCCGCCAGCAGGGATCGTGCTTGAAAGATCATGGACTCCCCTACGTCGAGGATGACACGACTGAGTTAGGTAGAGAGCTACTCAACTACGGCGAGAACCTCCAGCGAACCATCGTTGAGGACTGGGTGCCCAAACTCTCCCCAGACCAGCGCCGTGTGTTTGAGTACGTTCGCTCTCTGCTTCTCAACCCCCGTGACCGACGCACTTCTAGAATCATATTTCTGGACGGTCCCGGGGGTTATGGGAAGACCTCTCTGATTCGTGTCATCCTTGCGTATGTCCGTGGTTGTCGACAGGTTGCACTCGCCGTGGCTAGCTCAGGGATTGCTGCAAGGAACATGGCTGGAGGAACAACAGCACATAGCATGTTCCGACTCCCTCTAGACCTAGGTCACGGCACAGGTGTGTGGAACAtcaccaacgggtcccagcgagCAGAACTCATCAGAGCAGCACAGCTCATTGTGTTTGATGAGGCCCCGATGGCACaccgctacatcttcgagatgaTCGACAGATCCCTCCGGGATCTCATGAATAGTAGTGTGCCATTCGGGAATAAGATCTTCATCTGCTCCGGAGACTTCCGTCAGATTGCGCCCGTCGTTGAGAAGGCTCGCACACCAGCTGATGTCGCGTGCGTGTCACTTCGGGCGTCacatctgtggcgactgttcACACTATTTTCCCTGACGACACCCCAGAGAACTAGTGGTTCCATTGACTACTCCAACTTCCTCCTTGGAGTAGGCAATGGAACAATAAATCCTTTACTTTTTGGAGAAGGCCGCGAGAGAGAGTCTCTCATTCCCCTCACTGGGGTGAGATGCCTCACTTCTCTCGCGGACTTAATAACGGATGTGTTTCCTCCTGGTGTTCTGCGAGATCCTGATCTTTGTGCGAGACGGGCAATACTCTCAACTCTGAATGTGAACGTCAAGGAGATCAACGGTCGCATCCTAGACCTCATGGACGGGCGcattcatgagttgagaagcgcggACACCGTGGACAGAGAAGACGACGACGGGCTGGATGTGGACGTAAATCTCCTCAACCAGGCCACTGGCAAAGGAGTGCCAGATCACGTCCTGCGTCTCAAGGTCGGCTCCGTATGCTTAATCATGAGAAACTTAAATATCGGTGATGGACTCGTGAACGGCACCAAAGTCATTGTGACGGCGATCAGCAGCCGACTGATCACCGTCAGACTTATCGGCAACACGCAACCTATCGGAATTCCCCGGATTACGTTCAGGTTCGCGTTTGCCGAAGGATCGCCGCTCCGGGTTTGTCGCCGTCAGTTCCCCCTCATGTTGGCGTACTGCATgactggtcacaagagccaaggccAGACAATTGAGTACGTCGGAGTCGACCTGAGAACGGACTgcttcactcatggccagctctACGTCCTGTTGAGAAGAGTGAGACGTCCAGACGACATCGTCGTTCTTGTACCAGACGACAGAATAGTAGAAGGAGTCGCCTATGCAAAGAATATTGTATATGACGAGCTCCTTCTAAACACTGATTAA